GCTTAAAGGGTATCTTCGCAAACGACATAGCGTTACCAAGCTGGTTGTTCATTTGGTGTTCACGACAAAGTACAGGCGAAAGCTTTTTGATGGCTATATGATCAAGCAGTTACGGGAGTCGTTCGAGAGTGCATGTGAAAAACTGGAATGCCAGTTACTTGAAATGGATGGCGAAAAAGATCACGTACACCTGTTGGTGGCCTACCCACCAAAACTGGCTATCAGTGTCATGGTAAATAATCTCAAATCAACATCATCAAGACGGTTGCGAATGCTGAATACCCACCTTACTGCTCAGAGCAAAGCAGGCTTAATGTGGTCAAGGTCTTACTTTGCTTGCAGTGCTGGCGGTGCAACTATCGAGACTCTGAAGGACTACGTTAATAG
Above is a genomic segment from Endozoicomonas euniceicola containing:
- the tnpA gene encoding IS200/IS605 family transposase; translation: MSAHNKDLLKGYLRKRHSVTKLVVHLVFTTKYRRKLFDGYMIKQLRESFESACEKLECQLLEMDGEKDHVHLLVAYPPKLAISVMVNNLKSTSSRRLRMLNTHLTAQSKAGLMWSRSYFACSAGGATIETLKDYVNSQSTPD